A single window of Mycobacterium sp. ITM-2016-00318 DNA harbors:
- a CDS encoding alpha/beta hydrolase-fold protein: MRGMIRAVMSVVLAAGLWSAVAPVAKADGVEMLMVPSGAMGRDIPVAFQGGGPHAVILLDAFNAGPDVSNWVGAGAFNTLAGKGISVAAPAGGAWSMYTNWEQDGSRQWETFLADELPAWLAANKGLAPNGHGVVGAAQGGYGALALAAFHPDKYRYAGSLSGFVAPERTGVDGAITAGLAQYGGVDIRNMWGLPQLGRWKWHSPNVHVQLLADNNTRLWVFAPTTLGCSDPAAMIGYCDIAQGTNREFYQHYRAVGGHNAHFDFPPSGQHDWGTWGPQLAAMSGELVTTIR; encoded by the coding sequence ATGCGCGGGATGATTCGAGCGGTCATGTCGGTGGTGCTTGCGGCGGGCCTGTGGTCGGCGGTGGCACCGGTCGCCAAGGCCGACGGCGTTGAGATGCTGATGGTGCCGTCCGGGGCCATGGGCCGCGACATTCCCGTCGCCTTCCAGGGCGGTGGCCCGCACGCCGTCATTCTGCTCGACGCGTTCAACGCGGGTCCCGACGTGAGCAACTGGGTAGGTGCGGGCGCGTTCAACACGCTGGCGGGCAAGGGCATCTCGGTGGCCGCCCCGGCGGGCGGCGCATGGAGCATGTACACCAACTGGGAGCAGGACGGCAGCAGGCAGTGGGAGACCTTCCTCGCCGATGAGCTGCCCGCCTGGCTGGCCGCCAACAAGGGGCTCGCCCCCAACGGGCACGGCGTCGTCGGCGCCGCCCAGGGCGGATACGGCGCGTTGGCGCTGGCGGCCTTCCACCCCGACAAGTACCGCTACGCAGGTTCGCTGTCTGGTTTTGTCGCACCTGAGCGCACCGGTGTTGACGGCGCGATCACGGCGGGGCTGGCCCAGTACGGCGGGGTCGACATCCGCAACATGTGGGGTCTGCCACAACTCGGCCGGTGGAAATGGCATTCGCCCAATGTGCACGTCCAGCTACTGGCCGACAACAACACCCGGCTGTGGGTCTTCGCTCCGACCACCCTCGGGTGCAGTGATCCCGCCGCCATGATCGGGTACTGCGACATCGCCCAGGGCACCAACCGCGAGTTCTACCAGCACTACCGCGCCGTCGGCGGCCACAACGCGCACTTCGACTTCCCGCCGAGCGGGCAACACGACTGGGGCACGTGGGGTCCGCAACTCGCCGCCATGTCCGGCGAACTCGTCACCACGATCAGGTGA